A region of Sulfurovum sp. DNA encodes the following proteins:
- the petA gene encoding ubiquinol-cytochrome c reductase iron-sulfur subunit, producing MANNNKDRRDFMGMALGGFTALGGVGALYAMKCTWDVLPSVKTAGFTTLNMKDYKENELVVEKWRGKPIFVLKQSPEMVEKLKKEKPDDLKRLIKVGNGYYTVCIGLCTHLGCIPGFRPETSDFLCACHGGQYDVTAQVTKAPPPRGLDVPPFKIEGEKLVLGEEGPEYKKMLEDGITIQA from the coding sequence ATGGCTAACAACAATAAAGATCGTAGAGACTTTATGGGGATGGCATTAGGTGGCTTTACGGCACTTGGTGGTGTTGGTGCGCTATATGCCATGAAATGTACATGGGATGTGCTACCAAGTGTTAAGACAGCAGGATTTACGACATTAAATATGAAAGACTATAAAGAGAATGAGTTGGTAGTAGAAAAATGGAGAGGAAAACCTATTTTTGTACTCAAGCAGTCTCCAGAGATGGTTGAAAAATTAAAAAAAGAGAAGCCAGACGACCTAAAAAGACTCATTAAGGTGGGCAATGGATACTATACTGTATGTATAGGACTCTGTACACATCTTGGTTGTATTCCTGGTTTTCGTCCTGAAACAAGTGACTTTCTTTGTGCATGTCATGGAGGACAGTACGATGTTACAGCCCAGGTGACCAAAGCACCACCACCCAGAGGACTAGATGTTCCTCCTTTTAAAATAGAAGGTGAGAAGTTGGTGCTTGGCGAAGAGGGACCAGAATACAAAAAGATGCTTGAAGATGGCATCACGATTCAGGCATAA